gccgcagccaccgtattccccagatctgcccccctgtgactttttcttgttccctaaactgaagagacccatgaaaggacgacgttacgctacgattgacgagataaagacggcatcgaaggaggagctgaacaagataaaaaaaatgattttttgaagtgcttcgaagattggaaaaaccgttggcacaagtgtataatatctcatggggattactttgaaggggacaaaatagatattcatgaataaataaataatttttgaaaaaaacacaaaagtcgcgatattttttgaacacacctcgtaagtGAATAAGAAGTCAATGGGGAGTGAGGGTGCCAAGGGTGGTTAAACCCTAACCAAAATGTAAGGAAGATAATGCCAAAACTGTACACCATTTAGATGAACAGTATCCCTAAAACTTACCCCTCCAATAAACTCTCCCATCTAGCTCTAGCCTTggtgaataataatatttattagtaaaattgaGCCTATTTAAAccttaaatattttagcaatgaGATAAAGTCATGCATGACCAACATACCAATAACTCGAGTAACTTTATCTCGATCCAGGCGGGGCTTTGAACTCCCCTTGCTTCCGTTTAGACAGTGGCTGGCCAACACATCTCGTCCAAATACTGCCACAAGAAGCATGTTCGTGTACTTTTTAAAATCAGGGCATGTTAACATCTTCAAATGGAGCTCTGGAGGGAGGTTTGGCACACCTACACCAGGCATGCCACTGACATCCTGCTGACAAGGAGAGAAAAGTAGTGAGAATCAAGGTCATTCATTAATTACAGCCAAAGCTAAGATGGCCTTTATGACAAAAAACATCAAAGAATACAATAAAGGGAGGCAAGAAAACATATGAAATGCCTATTCATATGGGCAGTGGCACTTTAAGGACCAGAAAAATGTTATGGAAATAATAACgtggaataaattataaaatgtcaTGAGGTAACATGATTTAAAAAGAAGATGAGGAAGATCCATTTCAGATGACATTATTTAAGAATGCATCTCTAGTGTCAAGCATGGGTTACTTTACCTGCAGTATTAActgcaagtaaaaataaaataaaacaagactTTTCAAGCCTCCAACGGATTTAGGATCTTACATCTGATGACCTTAATGTTGAACAGCTTAAGGGACAACAAACTGACGCAAGAATATAACATTTTTCACTGTTGAACatacaaaacaaagaaaatgatATGTTACTATCAAAGTGTACATTTCATGCTTGAAAAGCTCATTACCACAAATAGACAAAATTAAGCAGACCAACCTGGTGACTAGCCAGCATGTGATCACCATCGTGATAGTGATGACTCATCATTGAGTAATCACCCTGCTGCACTTGTTGAGGCATATTGTTAGGCATTGCTGAATTAGTTGCGTAAGGAGCAGAATGCCGCATATTGACCATGGGATCATTGTAAGCTGGTAATAAAAATGGATGGTTCATTAAACACTTGAATGAAGATATTGATGACAATAAGATATAGTATGGCATTCTAAAGTAACTGATCAATAAGTACTCCCTAGTATGTACTAAGAAGTACTTATATCTTGCCTTAATTCCATTAGCACAGATAATTAAGAGTCAATagtatgtaataattatttaaggacAACATATTTATACAACATCAATAAAACATAGTAAAGCTATGGTCTTACCTGGTTCAGTTTTTAATCTATCAATAGATTTAATTCTAAGtcgttcattttccattttcctttgCATATCCATTCTATAATTCATATCCATTCCATAATGATTCCCTACAGGATTAACAGATATATCATTCTGCGAATGACTTTGGAATTCCTGTAATTAGGAAATAAGAAGGAAAGGATAATTTACATGCAGAATCTAAAACAGAAATTTGACATTTTGGCGTTTGAAATCAAACAGCAAATACTtcaaatttacaataaataagaTTGAAACATAGAACAGTTACAGAAAAAAGTACAAATATGTATGAATTTATCAGAATACATATTAAGAACAAAGTAGGCACATCTTCAATAATTGATGACCCTACTACCCCCCATGAaagcaaaaataagcattttttcaaAACCCTCCCCCACTTTCTTGCATAAGATTTTCATATACTATTTACTTCACATAAAAAAACTGGGTACAATATACCATTTATTAAAGAATTTCCATAGTAATGTcacataattattataaaaagaatACTACCAAAAAACTCCAGtggtatttattgataaattattattagtttgCCAAATGCTACATGTTACCTGGGCAATACTGCACTGTACTATACTGTACAATATGCTCTACATGGCCATCCCTCCTTTCTTTGTTAAGCAGTTGTACCTTCCTGTCTTATGTAAGCAAAGTTATGACCCTCTTCTCTCCCACTTATAAGCTAAAGTAAGCAAACTCATTAACCTCCTCCCTTGAGGGGTGAATACATAATATTTGAATGCCGCTTATGTTGATATTTGGTTAATATCAATCAAAATATTGCTAACAAAACCACATGAGTGAGAAACAGTGCAGGTTCATTACCCCTGCAGAGATAAGCAAATGAGCATGACAACGAAGATATGACTGAGAATTTACCTGCTTCAAGCTAGATACACCTTTCAACTGCCGGGGTGGGCATTTGGTAGGAGTAATATGAGTTTCTCCGATGATCAGCACATCTCCATGGGAAAGGGTCTCATCCATTTTTCTCAATCGTTCTAGAATTCAAAGAGtcaaaaagaattatttgaaggTCAAACTGTATGAGTAAGAGAGCATTGGTGATAGAAAATTGTAACACATGCAACACAAACATACAATCAAAAACACAACATTTGGATAAAGTTTGGTATATCACTCCGAATGCTGCTGTAAtgcctagcaaaaaataaaattaagtcactactttcaaaaaatcaatacaaataatATTGACGGAAACTCTTAAGAGTCAAGTCTATAAATTTCAGAGGTTTCTTTTTGTTAGAAATCTGACTGTAAGAGGGAtctagccaggaattttgtttttagcattaaattttccCAGAAAATGTACGCGTCTTACTCTACATCATCACATCATAATGCTATGGGTACTCCCGATTGACATACTAATATAATTAGTATAGAAAGCTAACTTTACAAAGTTTTAATGAGATATTTAACACATCATTGACAACTAGAGCTTAAAGCCGAAGACAAAAGGATACAATACAACTTATTGCTGGACTAAGAATGGATTTAATTAATACATGTATTGAAAGCAGCACAGTTTAAGATGGAAAATGGGTATCTGTGACcattaatgtaaagaaaaattgttttactGTACAAAATTCTTGATCCATATTTTACCGAATAAACCCAATGTAATATGTACAATTCTAAAAATCATCGATGGTAACAACCAACAGGAATTAAATGCCAGTGGTTTCCCTAGTAGAAATTGCcacaaattatttaacaaaagatGCTATTGCAACCCATCTTCATAACCTAAGTCCACAACACATGACTCAATGAAAGATAGgctaaataacaaaaaatattgtagaCTACTACAGCTAATTAACATTTATTGTGTACATGGAGTATCCTAAAAACAGGAAAATAAGGTCAAGGAAAAGTCATAATAAGATAGAAAAAAAGAACTACTACTAGGGGAATGAAAGCACATGTATGGGTACTGAAGTTTCCTGCAATTATAACATTTGATTTGAGCATTTCCTATGCAGAGGGATCTTGGTGACTTAACACACATGCAACCATAACATGGCCAGCTTATCTAAACCATCAGATTACTGAAAAAGTACAGAAAACAAATAtgatttactaaatatttttatgatatttattaagcAATTCAATGTTAACTATTCACAACACTGTTACTGTAACATAAGGAGTTCCTCGAGTGGTCACCCAATCTTACTTCCTCACATAACTTAAGTAGTTTTCTTTTCCTGTTAAGATGGGTTAGGTAACCACAACTTCACACAGatcaaataagaataaaaaagacACATCTTCATActcagtaatgaaaaaaattatgtaaagaaaaattttgcacTTGAAAAGGATGAAACTATTTTGTCTGATGGGAGGTTGCCAGTCTAGGATGCCATTTGTCCATAAGCCCAAACTACAGAGATTGTACTGCACTAAGGCAACACAGTCTATCATAGCTATTAAATGCTTTTAATGTACTATTGAGAAGAAAGTTAGAAAAAAACTGAAGCCTGAATCTAAAGATAGTTTGACCAGCACAAGACTGTAGTGTTTTTCATGAAACGATACCTTTCAATTATTCACTAAATTTATCTCTGCCAGTTTCTTCACCAAACCAACTGGTTTCCCCATTATATATCCTTAGCCCAACTGTTTCCTCAACCATGTACCTAATCACTCCTACCAATATCCCACTTCCCCTTACTCCTTACTAGTTCCCTGTGTATATACATGTATGTCCAGGACTGTATGTCCAGCCTCCCCTCTTGATAATGAACCTGATGTGttaaaactagtgatgggtcagtttgattcctcgattcttcaATTCCTCGATTTTCGGCCAAGAActggaatcgaaaatgagtacttgccaaggcg
The DNA window shown above is from Ischnura elegans chromosome 4, ioIscEleg1.1, whole genome shotgun sequence and carries:
- the LOC124157115 gene encoding uncharacterized protein LOC124157115 isoform X1, with protein sequence MEDDEMDDGGEMGYGDEDHGMEDNQSGGPPPLEPLMSAVARLKESGGHTKGENYESPAPNKVMLPPLGSHNTSEIERLRKMDETLSHGDVLIIGETHITPTKCPPRQLKGVSSLKQEFQSHSQNDISVNPVGNHYGMDMNYRMDMQRKMENERLRIKSIDRLKTEPAYNDPMVNMRHSAPYATNSAMPNNMPQQVQQGDYSMMSHHYHDGDHMLASHQQDVSGMPGVGVPNLPPELHLKMLTCPDFKKYTNMLLVAVFGRDVLASHCLNGSKGSSKPRLDRDKVTRVIATVMQKFDVPASTVREAIRVKLNNEDKLKKRARRATLAMLPQ
- the LOC124157115 gene encoding uncharacterized protein LOC124157115 isoform X2 encodes the protein MEDDEMDDGGEMGYGDEDHGMEDNQSGGPPPLEPLMSAVARLKESGGHTKGENYESPAPNKVMLPPLGSHNTSEIERLRKMDETLSHGDVLIIGETHITPTKCPPRQLKGVSSLKQEFQSHSQNDISVNPVGNHYGMDMNYRMDMQRKMENERLRIKSIDRLKTEPAYNDPMVNMRHSAPYATNSAMPNNMPQQVQQGDYSMMSHHYHDGDHMLASHQDVSGMPGVGVPNLPPELHLKMLTCPDFKKYTNMLLVAVFGRDVLASHCLNGSKGSSKPRLDRDKVTRVIATVMQKFDVPASTVREAIRVKLNNEDKLKKRARRATLAMLPQ
- the LOC124157115 gene encoding uncharacterized protein LOC124157115 isoform X3, with the translated sequence MEDDEMDDGGEMGYGDEDHGMEDNQSGGPPPLEPLMSAVARLKESGGHTKERLRKMDETLSHGDVLIIGETHITPTKCPPRQLKGVSSLKQEFQSHSQNDISVNPVGNHYGMDMNYRMDMQRKMENERLRIKSIDRLKTEPAYNDPMVNMRHSAPYATNSAMPNNMPQQVQQGDYSMMSHHYHDGDHMLASHQQDVSGMPGVGVPNLPPELHLKMLTCPDFKKYTNMLLVAVFGRDVLASHCLNGSKGSSKPRLDRDKVTRVIATVMQKFDVPASTVREAIRVKLNNEDKLKKRARRATLAMLPQ